TACGCGCAATCAGGGATGAGTCTTCGAGTGCCGAGAGACGAATGGCAAGGTCATAGCCATCGTTGACCAGATCGGTGAATTTGTCATCAAGCGTCAGCTCAATCCGCACATCGGGATAGCGCGCCAAAAACTCCGGGATCAGTGGCACGACCTGCATTTTGGTAAAGGCGACCGATGCGTTGATGCGCAGGGTGCCGCGCGGGGCGGCATAAAGCTGGGTGACGACTTCTTCGGCTTCCTCGATCTCGTTTAGGATCGTGCGGGCGCGCTCATAAAAGGCGCGGCCTTCCTCGGTCAGGCTGAGCTGACGGGTGGTGCGCATCAAAAGACGGGCACCCAAACGATCTTCAAGGCGCGAGATGTATTTCGAAACAGCTGACGGTGACAGACGCATTGTCCGGGCAGCGGCCGAGAAACTTCCTTCCTCGACTGCATGGACAAAGATTTCCATTTCCGCGGCGCGATCCATATTCAGCTTTCCTATTTATGACGGACATTCACAAGTAATGTGCATATTGAGGTAATTCTCTTTCCCCGTAAAGGAAATTAGATTGAGTTCATCGAGAGCGACACGGCGTCGCAACGAACGAAATTTTAGGAGGTCACCATGGCCACTTACGAAGAAATCACCACCCGTTACATCTCCACCACCGAAATCGAGGCAGGTGTACGTAAAGGTCAGCAGCTCCGCGCTGAATTCGTAGGCTCCTTCTTCCGTAACCTGTTCAAAGGTTCCGAGAAATCAGCCGACGTAAACCATCCGGCCGGCACCGTTGGCGGTGCTGCCTAACTGACGACCTAACTGCATGCGGTTGAGCGCCGATTGATTTCCTCCCCAAGAGGTGCTCCCGCAGGCAGGGACTATGACGACGGTTTCTATCTAGCGTCTTCCTCCCTATTTGACGCTGTTTTCCCGACTGGCCCGGTCACTTTTGTGATCCGGGCCATTTTTTTGCCTAATCGGCCTCTTTGGGGGCGATGTTGGGCGGCATGTAAAAGCCCGGCCGTTCCGAGAACCATGACCCCAGGCTGACGATGGCGGCGGCAATAAGGGTCACGACCAGCATGGTGGCAATCGACATGTCGGCAGCAAACATCCAGCCATAAATCGCCGGGCCGATGGCCGAGGCCAGCACCATGACTGCGGTCAGCGTACTGCGCACAGCACCGATTTCATCAAGTGGCACCAGTTCCGGGATGATGGCGGTGCGCAAGGTGGTGGCAAACCCCACCGTAATGCCGACCAGCCCCATGTAAATCAGGATCACCCACGGCGTGGTTGTGAGCGCCAAAATGGCAATGCCAACCATCATCGGGATCAGATGCCAGGGAAACAGGCGGCGCGCCGAATGTTTGTCAATCAGCGGACCACTGCCAAACGCGCCCAGCACCGATGTAATGGCAAACACCGTAAACCCGGCGGCAAACCAGCCAAGCTCGATCCCCTTGCTGTTGGAAATCGCCCCCTGATGGAAAAAGAGCGCGGTCATGATCAAGGGGGGTGCGGCCAGCATCGGCATGCAGAACCAGACATAAAGTGATTTGAACAGGCGGGGGTGATCACTTTGGCTGGTGTCTGTCGGGGACTCGGCGTGATCCGCATTGTTCGTGTCGGGTGCAGTCGCCGACTCGGTTGATTTAGTGGGCGCCTTGCGGAATTTTGCATCGCTTCGAATAAGCCAGATCGCAACCGGCAGCAGGACCAGCAGAATAAACGCCGCTGACCCGGCATAGGTATATCGCCAGCCAAAGGCGGCAATCAGCGCCAGCAAGGTGGCGGGCATGATCGCCTCTGCCAGCGGAAAGCCGAAACTGGCAATCGCCAGCGCCCGTCCGCGACTACGCGAAAAATAGCGCGCGATACCGGTCATGCTGACATGGCTCATCAATCCCTGACCAGCCAGACGCAATACAAACAGGGCGGCAATCAACATCCAGACATTGCCAGCGAGCGCAATCATCACACAGCCAAGTGCGAGTAACGCCATGGTGGCAAGGCTGTAGGACAGGATATCGACCTTGTCGATCCAGCGGCCAACGACCGGCAGGCACAGCGCACTGGCAATGGTGATCCCGGCATAGATATTGGCAAATTCGGTTTCATTGAGTGCCAAGCTTGCCGAGATGAAGGGTACAAACAGTGCGACCAGAAACGTCTGCCCGAACGAGGAGCCAAAACTGTGCAACGCGCCAAAGGCAAGTTGGCGGGGTGCTTGGCGAAGCAAGATCAAAAACTGCATGCGGATTCCGGCGAGGTGTGAGTGGGGCGCGTGATTTAAGATTTAAATAGTATGAGGAATGTATCTGGCGTGTGAACAGCTGTCTACCTGCCCGCATGGGTGGGATGGGATCAGGTCGCCCGGGAAGGCGGCAAAGAAAAAGCCCGCAAGCGTTACACTTGCGGGCTTTGACTTTCGTCGGGACGGAGATGGTTTAGCTTGCGGCGACTGCCGGTGTCGGGGTGTTCTTTTTACCCTGCCACCAGTTGAAGGCCAGAACCGCAAGAAGGACGATCGTGCCAGCGATTTCTGCCCGGATGTCGGGATAGAACACGCCGATAGTTGCCGGAACGATGATGATGCGTGAAAGCACATCCATCGGGGCAAACAGATAGCCCTCAAGGGCGGCGGCAAAGGCGACCAGACACAGGATCGCGGTAAAGCCGGTCCAAAGGACGATCTGGATCGAACCGCCTTCGATGATTTCCGGATTGAAGACCATGAAGGCCGGGATCAGATAGAGACCCTTGGCAAACTTCCATGCCTGAATACTGGTTTCCATCGGACTGGCGTTGGCAATTGCGGCCCCCGCGAAGCCCGCCAGTGCAATCGGCGGCGTCACGTTACTGTCCTGCGAGTACCAGAACACCACCAGATGCGCGATCAGAAGCGGAATGCCGAACTCGTTCGAAAGGGCCGGACCCACCAGAACGATCAGAACGATATAGGATGCCGTAACCGGCAGACCCATACCGAGGATCAGGCTTGCGATCAGTACCAGAACAAGCGCCAGAACGATGTTGCCACCCGAAAACGCGATCATCATCGACGAGAATTTCAGGCCAAGACCGGTCACGCCAACCACGCCGACAATGATACCGGCAACTGCACAGGCCATCGAGACGGCAACGGCGTTTTTGGCACCAAGTTCAAGGGCGGCAATGGTGATCGCGATGCCCTTTCGGATGGCGGCGACCAGTTTTTCGTGGCTTGGTTTTTCACCCTGCTGCGGGGCGACAAAGAAGAACCACAGCGCATAACGCAGGGCGGCAACCGCCATCACCGATAGAATGGCCCAGAAGCCCACCCGCATCGGCGAGATGTTAAGGACCAGCAGGTAAATCAGGATGCCCAGCGGCAGGATGAACTGCCAGCCTTCCTTGAGAACTTCTTTCCAGTCCGGAAGCTCTTCGACCGGCATGCCGCGCATGCCCTGTTTCAGGGCAACGATATGCACGAACAGATAAACCGTGCCGAGATACAGGATCGCCGGGAAGATCGAGACCAGAACGATGTCGAGATACGGCACCTGGGTATATTCGGAAATCAGGAACGCACCCGCCCCCATCAGCGGTGGGGTGATCTGACCACCGGTGGATGCCGCAGCCTCAACACCGCCCGCCTGTGCCGGGCGGTAGCCGAGCTTTTTCATCAGCGGAATGGTAAAGGCACCCGTGGTGACCACGTTGGCAATGGCTGAGCCGCTGATTGATCCCATACCGGCCGATGCCAGAACGGCGGCCTTGGCCGGGCCACCCGGCTTTTTGCCGGTGGCAGCATAGGCCATATCGATAAAGAATTTGCCAGCACCGGTGACTTCAAGGAACGCGCCAAACAGAACGAACATGAAGATATAGGTCGCAGCAACCCCCATCGGCAGGCCGTAAATGCCTTCCTGACCGAGGTAAAGTTGCCCGACAAGGCGATCAACATCGTTGCCGCGATGGGCAAGAATGCCCGGAAGCCATTCACCAACCCATGGCAGCGCACCGCGCGGACCCGACAGGGCGTAAATGATGGCAACGATGCCAATCACGGTCATGCCAAGGCCGACTGCACGGCGGCTAGCCTCCAGCACGGTGACGGTGGCAATCACGCCGATGATCAGGTCGGTTTCGCTCCAGAAACCGGCGCGGTTGATAATTTCATCAAGAAAGAACGTAAGATAGAAGCCCGTGGTAAAGGCGCCGGCCAGGAAGGCCAGATCAATCACCCAGCCAAGGAAGCCGCGCTTTTTGTTGCTGCCGAAAATCGGGAACATCAAAAAGGCCAGGAACATCACGAACGCAAGGTGAATACTGCGTTGATAGAACAGGCCAAGCGGTTCGATCCCTGCGCCATACATCTGGAACAAAGAGAGTGCGACTGCGACGATCGAGATTGCCCACAGAACTAGTTTTGGCTGTGGCAATCTATCCGTCATGGATGGCAGCGTTGCCTGTTCGGACATGAAATTTATTCCCCGGTATCAAGGCGGATGGTGACACGGGTGTGTTCAGCCATCTTTGAAAGGTTGATTTCGTCACGGTCGGTGACGATGCGGTGGTTCACCGCAACTGAGCCGACGCGCAACACATAGGCATTGCCGCGCACAGGTTCGTCGATATCTTCGATCCAGTATCCGCCGCCTTCTGCGCTGGTCAGAATACCGCGACCGGGATAATGACCAAGTCCCGCCGCGAAGTCGGGCTGATAGGCGCGATGGAGAACCATCTTGCCAAGATCGTCTACATAACAGTCAATCACGCCATCACCGGTGACAGAATGGTTCCAATACAGGCACCAGCCGGTTTGACGCGGAATTTCGGTTCTGGCCAGAAGCGCCCCGTCCGCACCGATCACCTCAAGATGATCAATAACGGTGCCGGGTTTGACGTGATCCTGATAGGCCGGGCCAGCACATGCCGTGATCAGGAGAAGAAGGGCGGCCATTGCTGGCCGCCCGAACTTTTGCAGAAGCATCTTACTTGATCAGCTTCGGCGGAATCGGCATGCCGGTTTCTTCGTAGTAACGAAGTGCGCCCGGATGCATCGGGATCGGGGTCGAGTTCAGAGCGAAATCAACCGTGGTGTCGTTTGCTGCCGGGTGGATGGCGATCAGTTCGTCGACCTTTTCAAACAGGGTCTTGGTGATCTGATAAGCCAGTTCGTCGTCCATTTCTTCGTTCACGAACAGAACGTTCGGGGTCGAAATGGTGTTGACCGGTGCAGTTACACCTTCGTAAACGCCTTTACGCAGGGCGTACGGTGCGAAGGTCGGTTCTGCATCGAGGGCAGCCAAGATTTCATCGTCGGTCAGCGCGATCAGTTTGATTTCACGCGTGGTCGCGAGGTTCAGGATCGAGCTGGTGGGCGGACCAACGCTCCAGAAACCGGCATCGATGTCACCATCACGAAGGGCATCTGCGGTTTCGTTGAAGTTCAGGCGCTGTTCTTCGATGTCATCATAAGTGATGCCGTTAGCAGCAAGCAGGGTCTGTGCCGAAACTTCGGTACCCGAACCCGGTGCGCCAACAGAAACGCGCTTGCCTTTAAGGTCGGCAAGGCCGTTGATGCCGCTGTCGGCCATGGTGACGAGCTGAACAGCGTTCGGATAGATCGACGCCAGAGCGCGAACGTTATCAAGGGTACGGCCTTCGAATTTACCGGTGCCGGTGTAACCAGCATAAACGGTATCAGCCAGACCGATTGCAATGTCACTGTCGCCACGGGCAATCAGGCCCATGTTTTCAACAGATGCGCCGGTGACTTCGGCAACGGCACTGGTGCCGTCGATGTATTTGGTGATCAGTTCCGCAAGGCCACCGCCATACGGATAATAGGTGCCACCGGTACCACCGGTTGCGATTGACAGTTGCTGTGCCGACGCGGGTGCGACGGTCAGCATCATGGCTGCGGCTGCTGCGGTGAGCAGGGTACGGAGCTTCATGATAGTCCTCCCTAGGGTTAAACACTTAAGCGACGAATAGATCCAAGAGATCGTAAAACAATTTGGGTCTTCACGTTCGTTGGCGGCCTGTAAACCGGGCCTGTTGTTTTTGGGTTTTCGAAGATGCCGGATGTTGATCGCAACATGTTTGACCGATCAAGCCAGACGGGCACCCTTCAAAGACCAATTCCAAGAGATGATTTTAAGTCAGCCGTTTGAACCGTCCGAACCGGACCGGCTGTCAGATTTCCTCCCTCGGATTTTTGTTAGTTTATCATTTTGGTGTTTTAATTAGCAATGAGTATGCCAAACAGGAAATAAAATTAACAATTACAAATCAATGACTTAGATTGCTTCAATTTGTCAATTCGGCATAATCTTGCCGATTTACCAAAATGGATCGGCGGATTCTTGCCGATTTGTTGCGGGTGCTAACAAAATATCGCAATGCAACAATAGCTTAGGCCGGTTTGTCACGCCGGATGTTGAGCTTTTTCATTTTCTCGTTAAGCGTCCGGCGAGGAATGTCGAGTTCTTCCATCACCGATTTGACATTGCCGTCATGGCGGTCAAGCGCATCGCGAATGATGCGTTCCTCAAACTCGCGGACCTGATCGGCAAGGGCGAGATCGCCGCTATGTGTGCTGGTTGGTTCGAACCCGCCCTTGAACAGCCGTTTGAAGCGTTCTTCAGGGCTTCCGACCAGAAGAACGTACCGTTCGGCCATGTTTTTAAGCTCGCGGACATTGCCCGGCCACTCATGGGCCCTGAGTTGCGCGATCAATGCCGGAGACAGGCGTTCATACGGGCGTTCGAACCGCTCAGCCGCCCGTTCGGCAAAGATATCAAACAGAAGCGCGACGTCATCCTGGCGTTCGCGCAAGGGGGCGATGGACAGTTCGAACGTGTTAATGCGAAACAGCAAATCTTCGCGGAAATTGCGTTCGGCAACGGCGGCGACCAGATCCTCGTTGGTGGCACAGATCAGGCGAAAATCGACCTTCACCGGCGCGTTGGAGCCCAGCCGCACCACTTCGCGCTGTTCAATCACGCGCAGCAATTTGGCCTGAAGGGCAAGTGGCATGCTTGATATTTCATCAAGAAACAGCGTGCCGCCAATCGCATGTTCGATCCAGCCGATCCGTTGGCTTGCCGCCCCGGTAAAGGCCCCCTTTTCATGGCCAAACAGTTCGCTTTCGGCCGTGCTTTCGGGAATGGCGGCACAGTTTACCGCGACAAATTTTTCATCGCGCCGGTCGCTCAGGTCATGGATGGCACGCGCGACCAGTTCCTTGCCGGTGCCGGTTTCGCCTGAAATCAGAACCGGGACTTCGGTTGGTGCAATATTGGCGATTTCATCCTTGAGATTACGCATCGGCATCGAATTGCCGATCAGGCGGGATTCAAGGCTGCCGCGGCTTGCGATCTGACGCCGAAGGTTGCGGTTTTCAAGAACAAGACGGCGCTTTTCAATGGCGCGTTCAAGGCTTTCGACAATGTCTTTGGGCTCGAACGGTTTTTCGACGAAATCATAGGCGCCGCTTTTCATCGCCTCGACCGCCATTGGCACATCGCCGTGGCCTGTCATCAGGATGATCGGGATGTCCGGGTCGGCGGCCAGCACAGAACGGGTAAAGGTAATGCCGTCAAGCTTCGGCATTTTGACATCAGTCAGGATGACCCCGGCAAATTCGGGGCTGATGTCATGCAGGGCCTCTCGGGCATCTTCATAGACCGTGACGTCAAAGTCGGAAAGCTCAAGCCACTGGGCAAGCGAGATACGCATCGCCTCGTCATCATCGACAATGATGATGTGCGGTGTGATCTGAATTTCTGCGTCACTGTGTGGCACTTGCTTGGTGGTCGTCACGGTGTTTTACCCTTGAGTAACGGCAGGCGAACTTCGAAACAGGCCCCGGCCGTTTCGGTGTTATAGGCTTTTATGCTGCCTCCGAAGTCCCGCACAATGCCATAAGTTACCGAAAGTCCCAATCCCACGCCTTGCCCCGGATCCTTGGTGGTAAAGAACGGGTCAAACAAAAGCGACAGGGTTTCTTCATTCATGCCAGGCCCGGTATCGGTAATCTGCATGATGACGTCGGTTTTGGTGCGCGTAAGGTCAATGCGGAT
Above is a window of Thalassospira sp. ER-Se-21-Dark DNA encoding:
- a CDS encoding sigma-54 dependent transcriptional regulator; translation: MTTTKQVPHSDAEIQITPHIIIVDDDEAMRISLAQWLELSDFDVTVYEDAREALHDISPEFAGVILTDVKMPKLDGITFTRSVLAADPDIPIILMTGHGDVPMAVEAMKSGAYDFVEKPFEPKDIVESLERAIEKRRLVLENRNLRRQIASRGSLESRLIGNSMPMRNLKDEIANIAPTEVPVLISGETGTGKELVARAIHDLSDRRDEKFVAVNCAAIPESTAESELFGHEKGAFTGAASQRIGWIEHAIGGTLFLDEISSMPLALQAKLLRVIEQREVVRLGSNAPVKVDFRLICATNEDLVAAVAERNFREDLLFRINTFELSIAPLRERQDDVALLFDIFAERAAERFERPYERLSPALIAQLRAHEWPGNVRELKNMAERYVLLVGSPEERFKRLFKGGFEPTSTHSGDLALADQVREFEERIIRDALDRHDGNVKSVMEELDIPRRTLNEKMKKLNIRRDKPA
- a CDS encoding TAXI family TRAP transporter solute-binding subunit codes for the protein MKLRTLLTAAAAAMMLTVAPASAQQLSIATGGTGGTYYPYGGGLAELITKYIDGTSAVAEVTGASVENMGLIARGDSDIAIGLADTVYAGYTGTGKFEGRTLDNVRALASIYPNAVQLVTMADSGINGLADLKGKRVSVGAPGSGTEVSAQTLLAANGITYDDIEEQRLNFNETADALRDGDIDAGFWSVGPPTSSILNLATTREIKLIALTDDEILAALDAEPTFAPYALRKGVYEGVTAPVNTISTPNVLFVNEEMDDELAYQITKTLFEKVDELIAIHPAANDTTVDFALNSTPIPMHPGALRYYEETGMPIPPKLIK
- a CDS encoding MFS transporter, producing the protein MQFLILLRQAPRQLAFGALHSFGSSFGQTFLVALFVPFISASLALNETEFANIYAGITIASALCLPVVGRWIDKVDILSYSLATMALLALGCVMIALAGNVWMLIAALFVLRLAGQGLMSHVSMTGIARYFSRSRGRALAIASFGFPLAEAIMPATLLALIAAFGWRYTYAGSAAFILLVLLPVAIWLIRSDAKFRKAPTKSTESATAPDTNNADHAESPTDTSQSDHPRLFKSLYVWFCMPMLAAPPLIMTALFFHQGAISNSKGIELGWFAAGFTVFAITSVLGAFGSGPLIDKHSARRLFPWHLIPMMVGIAILALTTTPWVILIYMGLVGITVGFATTLRTAIIPELVPLDEIGAVRSTLTAVMVLASAIGPAIYGWMFAADMSIATMLVVTLIAAAIVSLGSWFSERPGFYMPPNIAPKEAD
- a CDS encoding DUF1850 domain-containing protein, translated to MAALLLLITACAGPAYQDHVKPGTVIDHLEVIGADGALLARTEIPRQTGWCLYWNHSVTGDGVIDCYVDDLGKMVLHRAYQPDFAAGLGHYPGRGILTSAEGGGYWIEDIDEPVRGNAYVLRVGSVAVNHRIVTDRDEINLSKMAEHTRVTIRLDTGE
- a CDS encoding TRAP transporter permease — its product is MSEQATLPSMTDRLPQPKLVLWAISIVAVALSLFQMYGAGIEPLGLFYQRSIHLAFVMFLAFLMFPIFGSNKKRGFLGWVIDLAFLAGAFTTGFYLTFFLDEIINRAGFWSETDLIIGVIATVTVLEASRRAVGLGMTVIGIVAIIYALSGPRGALPWVGEWLPGILAHRGNDVDRLVGQLYLGQEGIYGLPMGVAATYIFMFVLFGAFLEVTGAGKFFIDMAYAATGKKPGGPAKAAVLASAGMGSISGSAIANVVTTGAFTIPLMKKLGYRPAQAGGVEAAASTGGQITPPLMGAGAFLISEYTQVPYLDIVLVSIFPAILYLGTVYLFVHIVALKQGMRGMPVEELPDWKEVLKEGWQFILPLGILIYLLVLNISPMRVGFWAILSVMAVAALRYALWFFFVAPQQGEKPSHEKLVAAIRKGIAITIAALELGAKNAVAVSMACAVAGIIVGVVGVTGLGLKFSSMMIAFSGGNIVLALVLVLIASLILGMGLPVTASYIVLIVLVGPALSNEFGIPLLIAHLVVFWYSQDSNVTPPIALAGFAGAAIANASPMETSIQAWKFAKGLYLIPAFMVFNPEIIEGGSIQIVLWTGFTAILCLVAFAAALEGYLFAPMDVLSRIIIVPATIGVFYPDIRAEIAGTIVLLAVLAFNWWQGKKNTPTPAVAAS